In Microbacterium enclense, one genomic interval encodes:
- the purL gene encoding phosphoribosylformylglycinamidine synthase subunit PurL has protein sequence MTTSPESAAPAARTALADTVENAIATPEKDQPYGALGLKADEYAQIREILGRRPTSGELAMYSVMWSEHCSYKSSKIYLRQFGQKVSDEMKTRLMVGMGQNAGVVDVGEGWAVTFKVESHNHPSYIEPFQGAATGVGGIVRDIISMGARPVAVMDQLRFGAIDHPDTPRVVHGVTSGISFYGNCLGLPNIGGETVFDAVYQGNPLVNALAVGVMRHEDIKLANATGVGNKVVLFGARTGGDGIGGASILASDTFADGGPTKRPAVQVGDPFAEKVLIECCLELYRDDLVEAIQDLGAAGISCATSELAANGDSGMKVELSKVLLRDPSLTPEEILMSESQERMMAIVAPEKLDAFLAVVGKWDVETSVLGEVTGDGRLVIDWYGERIVDVDPSTVAVDGPVYERPVAYPTWIDALQADSATKLPRATDNDVLREQFTTLVASPNLADTSWITNQYDYYVLGNTALSFPDDAGMIRVDEETGLGFAIATDCNGRYNQLDPYNGAKLALAEAYRNVAVTGAVPTAVTDCLNFGSPENPEVMWQFSQAVEGLSDGCLELGIPVTGGNVSFYNQTGDQPIHPTPVVGVLGIIDDVAARIPSGWQDAGENLYLLGVTADELDGSQWAGTIHDHLGGRPPKVDLAQERKLAELLQAAGSQSLVSSAHDLSSGGLAQALAEGVMRFGVGARVWLTELMERDGVDATAALFSESTGRVLVSVPREEDVKFRGLCDGRGYPVLRIGVTDVEPGTEASLEIQDVFTVPVSELRRLSNDTLPAVFGPTVAEPVA, from the coding sequence GTGACCACCTCACCCGAATCCGCCGCCCCCGCCGCCCGTACGGCTCTTGCCGACACGGTCGAGAACGCGATCGCGACGCCCGAGAAAGACCAGCCCTACGGCGCCCTCGGCCTGAAGGCCGACGAGTACGCCCAGATCCGCGAGATCCTCGGCCGCCGCCCCACGAGCGGCGAGCTGGCGATGTACTCGGTCATGTGGAGCGAGCACTGCTCCTACAAGTCGAGCAAGATCTACCTCCGTCAGTTCGGCCAGAAGGTCAGCGACGAGATGAAGACGCGCCTCATGGTGGGCATGGGCCAGAACGCCGGCGTCGTCGACGTGGGCGAAGGCTGGGCCGTCACCTTCAAGGTCGAATCGCACAACCACCCCAGCTACATCGAGCCCTTCCAGGGCGCGGCCACCGGCGTCGGCGGCATCGTCCGCGACATCATCTCGATGGGCGCCCGCCCGGTCGCGGTCATGGACCAGCTGCGCTTCGGCGCGATCGACCACCCCGACACCCCGCGCGTCGTGCACGGCGTCACCAGCGGCATCTCGTTCTACGGCAACTGCCTGGGCCTGCCGAACATCGGCGGCGAGACCGTGTTCGACGCGGTCTACCAGGGCAACCCGCTCGTCAACGCCCTCGCCGTCGGCGTCATGCGCCACGAAGACATCAAGCTCGCCAACGCTACGGGCGTCGGCAACAAGGTCGTGCTGTTCGGTGCCCGCACGGGCGGCGACGGCATCGGCGGCGCGAGCATCCTGGCATCCGACACCTTCGCCGACGGCGGACCCACCAAGCGCCCCGCGGTGCAGGTGGGCGACCCGTTCGCCGAGAAGGTGCTCATCGAGTGCTGCCTCGAGCTCTACCGCGACGACCTCGTCGAGGCCATCCAAGACCTCGGGGCCGCGGGCATCTCGTGCGCCACGAGCGAGCTCGCCGCCAACGGCGACAGCGGTATGAAGGTCGAGCTCTCGAAGGTGCTGCTGCGCGACCCGTCGCTCACGCCCGAAGAGATCCTCATGTCGGAGTCGCAGGAGCGCATGATGGCGATCGTCGCGCCCGAGAAGCTCGACGCGTTCCTCGCCGTCGTCGGCAAGTGGGACGTCGAGACCAGCGTGCTCGGCGAGGTCACCGGAGACGGCCGCCTCGTCATCGACTGGTACGGCGAGCGCATCGTCGACGTCGACCCCTCCACCGTCGCGGTCGACGGCCCCGTCTACGAGCGTCCCGTCGCCTACCCGACGTGGATCGACGCGCTTCAGGCCGACTCCGCGACGAAACTGCCTCGCGCGACCGACAACGACGTGTTGCGCGAGCAGTTCACCACCCTCGTCGCGAGCCCCAACCTCGCCGACACCTCGTGGATCACCAACCAGTACGACTACTACGTGCTCGGCAACACCGCCCTGAGCTTCCCCGACGACGCCGGCATGATCCGCGTCGACGAGGAGACCGGTCTCGGCTTCGCGATCGCCACCGACTGCAACGGCCGCTACAACCAGCTCGACCCCTACAACGGCGCGAAGCTGGCCCTGGCCGAGGCCTACCGCAACGTCGCCGTCACGGGCGCCGTCCCCACCGCTGTCACCGATTGCCTCAACTTCGGCAGCCCCGAGAACCCCGAGGTCATGTGGCAGTTCAGCCAGGCCGTCGAGGGTCTGAGCGACGGATGCCTCGAGCTCGGCATCCCGGTCACGGGCGGCAACGTCTCGTTCTACAACCAGACCGGCGACCAGCCGATCCACCCGACCCCGGTCGTGGGTGTTCTGGGCATCATCGATGACGTCGCGGCCCGCATCCCCAGCGGATGGCAGGATGCCGGCGAGAACCTCTACCTCCTCGGTGTCACCGCCGACGAGCTCGACGGCTCGCAGTGGGCCGGCACCATCCACGACCACCTCGGCGGCCGCCCGCCGAAGGTCGATCTCGCGCAGGAGCGCAAGCTCGCCGAGCTGCTGCAGGCAGCCGGCTCGCAGTCGCTCGTCTCGAGCGCGCACGACCTGTCGTCGGGCGGTCTCGCGCAGGCCCTCGCCGAAGGCGTCATGCGCTTCGGTGTCGGCGCGCGCGTCTGGCTCACCGAGCTGATGGAGCGTGACGGCGTGGATGCCACGGCCGCCCTGTTCAGCGAGTCCACCGGCCGCGTGCTGGTGAGCGTCCCCCGCGAGGAAGACGTGAAGTTCCGGGGCCTCTGCGACGGCCGCGGCTACCCGGTGCTGCGCATCGGCGTGACCGACGTCGAGCCGGGCACCGAGGCATCCCTCGAGATCCAGGACGTGTTCACCGTGCCCGTGTCCGAGCTGCGCCGCCTGTCGAACGACACGCTTCCCGCCGTCTTCGGTCCCACGGTCGCGGAGCCCGTGGCCTGA
- a CDS encoding DUF3253 domain-containing protein, translating to MASSSGADPRLVASIRELLAERDADKTICPSEAARAVGGEQWRDLMQPARDAAHELVGLGEVEVTQKGEVVDVTTARGPVRIRRKR from the coding sequence ATGGCCTCGTCATCTGGTGCGGATCCTCGGCTGGTGGCATCCATCCGCGAACTCTTGGCCGAGCGGGACGCCGACAAGACGATCTGTCCATCGGAGGCCGCCCGTGCGGTCGGTGGCGAACAGTGGCGAGACCTCATGCAGCCCGCGCGCGACGCCGCGCACGAGCTGGTCGGTCTCGGCGAGGTCGAGGTGACGCAGAAGGGCGAGGTCGTGGATGTGACCACCGCGCGCGGACCGGTGCGGATCCGTCGAAAGCGCTGA
- a CDS encoding DUF2071 domain-containing protein codes for MDTDRSAPDLPGRAVIAQRWNRAVFVHWRIDPAEVAPLLPPGTRPDVHDGTAWVGLVPFVLSEFRFLPLPPVPLLGTFTEINVRTYAIDDEGRRGVVFRTLEAEHLAPVLAARAMFGLPYRWARAGVRAEGPRIEFRSRRVGGRHPGTRVRATLGAERVDSPLSRFLTARWGFHERHLGRTIWAANEHAPWPLVDAELDVLDDQLVADAGFPQLTGRIPDSVLAMPAGHPGFLTRFTAARALR; via the coding sequence GTGGACACCGACCGCTCTGCACCCGATCTCCCGGGCCGCGCCGTCATCGCGCAGCGCTGGAACCGGGCCGTTTTCGTGCACTGGCGCATCGATCCCGCCGAAGTCGCCCCGCTGCTGCCGCCGGGGACGCGGCCCGATGTGCACGACGGCACCGCGTGGGTGGGTCTCGTGCCCTTCGTGCTGAGCGAGTTCCGGTTCCTCCCGCTGCCCCCGGTCCCCCTCCTCGGGACGTTCACCGAGATCAACGTGCGCACGTACGCCATCGACGACGAGGGACGCCGCGGGGTGGTCTTTCGCACGCTCGAAGCCGAGCACCTCGCCCCGGTCCTGGCCGCGCGGGCGATGTTCGGCCTGCCCTACCGATGGGCGCGCGCGGGGGTACGCGCCGAGGGGCCGCGGATCGAGTTCCGGTCGCGGCGTGTCGGGGGCCGGCATCCGGGAACCCGCGTGCGAGCGACGCTCGGCGCCGAGAGGGTCGACTCTCCGCTTTCACGCTTTCTCACCGCGCGCTGGGGATTCCACGAGCGTCACCTCGGGCGCACGATCTGGGCCGCGAACGAGCACGCACCCTGGCCCCTGGTCGACGCGGAGCTCGACGTGCTGGACGACCAGCTCGTGGCTGACGCCGGCTTCCCCCAGCTCACCGGCCGCATCCCCGACTCGGTGCTCGCGATGCCGGCGGGTCACCCCGGCTTCCTCACGCGGTTCACGGCAGCGCGCGCGCTGCGCTGA
- a CDS encoding glycine betaine ABC transporter substrate-binding protein, whose product MNKRHLTGALALGAVGALALAGCASGNQAEGGSGTDDSKGTITLGFLPSWTDGLSTAYLLEDQLGKLGYDVEMQTLTEAGPLYAGLAQGDVDIYPSAWPELTHADYMKTYGDKIDDLGSYYDNAKLTIAVPSYVDIDSIEDLKANAARFDGRIYGIEPGAGLTKQTQETMLPGYGLDGDFELVTSSTAAMLTELDNAIAAQKDIAVTLWRPFWANDAYDVKDLEDPQGLMGKPEALHFLGTSGFAEKYPDAAELIAGIELDDEQYGSLEDLVVNEYGEGKEAEAVQAWLEQNPSAFPTQR is encoded by the coding sequence ATGAACAAGCGACACCTCACCGGCGCCCTCGCTCTCGGCGCCGTCGGCGCCCTCGCGCTCGCCGGCTGCGCGAGCGGCAACCAGGCCGAAGGCGGCTCGGGCACCGATGACAGCAAGGGCACGATCACGCTCGGCTTCCTGCCCTCGTGGACCGACGGTCTGAGCACCGCCTATCTGCTCGAGGACCAGCTCGGCAAGCTCGGCTACGACGTCGAGATGCAGACCCTCACCGAGGCGGGACCGCTCTATGCGGGCCTCGCCCAGGGCGACGTCGATATCTACCCGTCGGCGTGGCCCGAGCTGACGCACGCGGACTACATGAAGACGTACGGCGACAAGATCGACGACCTCGGTTCGTACTACGACAACGCCAAGCTCACGATCGCGGTGCCGAGCTACGTCGACATCGACTCGATCGAGGATCTCAAAGCCAACGCGGCGCGCTTCGACGGACGGATCTACGGCATCGAGCCGGGGGCGGGCCTGACGAAGCAGACGCAGGAGACCATGCTCCCCGGCTACGGGCTCGACGGTGACTTCGAACTCGTCACATCGTCGACCGCGGCGATGCTCACCGAGCTCGACAACGCCATCGCGGCGCAGAAGGACATCGCCGTCACCCTGTGGCGTCCCTTCTGGGCGAACGACGCGTACGACGTCAAGGACCTCGAGGACCCCCAGGGTCTGATGGGTAAGCCCGAGGCCCTGCACTTCCTCGGCACCTCCGGCTTCGCCGAAAAGTACCCGGATGCCGCCGAGCTCATCGCCGGCATCGAGCTCGACGACGAGCAGTACGGCTCGCTCGAAGACCTCGTCGTGAACGAGTACGGCGAGGGCAAGGAAGCCGAGGCCGTGCAGGCGTGGCTCGAGCAGAACCCGAGCGCGTTCCCGACGCAGCGCTGA
- a CDS encoding ABC transporter permease subunit, with amino-acid sequence MDGFRIPVGSWVDAGVDWLRDNLSGLFDVIAVTVRFLVGGLSDVLLAAPIIVVIIIAALLAWLLRSWKLAIGTAIGFALILAMGQWVTAMQTLALVLVATVVAVGISVPLGIWSARNPAVRAVLKPILDFMQTMPAFVYLIPAITFFSIGVVPGVVSTVIFALPPGVRLTELGIRGVDSETVEAGHAFGATPGQILRGIQLPLAMPTIMAGVNQVIMLALSMAVVAGIVGADGLGKEVVQSISTVNLPKGVEAGLSVVILAVYLDRLTAALGNRADNRSSLLAVLGRRRAAGTTDATPPRPTPTTTAPVEAESARTPVSTGA; translated from the coding sequence ATGGACGGGTTCCGCATTCCTGTCGGCTCGTGGGTCGACGCCGGCGTGGACTGGCTCCGCGACAACCTCTCGGGCCTCTTCGACGTCATCGCCGTGACGGTCCGCTTCCTGGTGGGCGGCCTCAGCGACGTGCTGCTGGCCGCGCCGATCATCGTGGTGATCATCATCGCGGCGCTGCTGGCGTGGCTGCTGCGCTCGTGGAAGCTCGCGATCGGCACCGCCATCGGCTTCGCTCTCATCCTCGCGATGGGGCAGTGGGTCACCGCGATGCAGACGCTCGCGCTCGTGCTCGTGGCCACCGTCGTCGCCGTCGGCATCTCGGTGCCGCTCGGCATCTGGTCGGCCCGCAACCCGGCCGTGCGCGCGGTGCTGAAGCCGATCCTCGACTTCATGCAGACGATGCCCGCGTTCGTGTATCTGATCCCCGCGATCACGTTCTTCAGCATCGGCGTCGTACCCGGCGTCGTGTCGACGGTGATCTTCGCGCTCCCCCCGGGCGTGCGCTTGACCGAGCTCGGCATCCGCGGCGTCGATTCCGAGACGGTCGAGGCCGGACACGCGTTCGGTGCGACCCCGGGGCAGATCCTCCGCGGCATCCAGCTGCCGCTCGCGATGCCCACGATCATGGCCGGCGTCAACCAGGTCATCATGCTCGCGCTGTCGATGGCCGTCGTGGCCGGCATCGTGGGCGCCGACGGCCTCGGCAAGGAGGTCGTGCAGTCGATCTCGACCGTCAACCTGCCCAAGGGTGTCGAGGCCGGCCTCAGCGTGGTCATCCTCGCGGTCTACCTCGACCGGCTCACGGCGGCGCTCGGCAACCGCGCCGACAACCGCTCGTCGTTGCTCGCGGTCCTGGGACGGCGTCGCGCCGCCGGGACGACGGATGCCACGCCCCCGCGCCCCACCCCGACGACGACCGCGCCCGTCGAGGCGGAGTCCGCCCGCACCCCGGTCTCCACCGGCGCCTGA
- a CDS encoding betaine/proline/choline family ABC transporter ATP-binding protein (Members of the family are the ATP-binding subunit of ABC transporters for substrates such as betaine, L-proline or other amino acids, choline, carnitine, etc. The substrate specificity is best determined from the substrate-binding subunit, rather than this subunit, as it interacts with the permease subunit and not with substrate directly.), producing MTTPPALAAPALAAKNLFKVFGRSPQAAVEKLRSGARRDEIADHGTAAVIDASFDVQPGEIFVIMGLSGSGKSTIIRMLNGLHEATAGTVEVQGDALTGVGSARLRALRRERLAMVFQHFALLPHRTVAANVAYPLELRGVGRTERLAKADEILALVGLEGWGDKLPSALSGGMQQRVGIARALAADTDILLMDEAFSALDPLIRREMQEQLLELQRTLKKTIVFITHDLNEAMFLGDRIAVMRDGRIVQIGTPEDILTDPANDYVEQFVQDVDRARVLTAGNVMERPRPRVDASAGPRTALRQMRDAYMSAVYVTDRDRKPLGMITDRDAIKLVRAGENSLRSRLKPMPQSVREDDVLMNLFVPSVESPLPLAVLDAEGRLAGVIPRVTLLAALGPGPTATEEITVLPQPLPSAEIDAVLADAASATEIEEVR from the coding sequence GTGACCACTCCGCCTGCCCTCGCAGCGCCTGCCCTCGCGGCGAAGAACCTGTTCAAGGTCTTCGGCCGTTCCCCGCAGGCCGCCGTCGAGAAGCTCCGCTCCGGTGCCCGCCGTGACGAGATCGCCGACCACGGGACCGCAGCCGTCATCGACGCGAGCTTCGACGTCCAGCCCGGTGAGATCTTCGTCATCATGGGTCTCTCCGGCTCCGGAAAATCCACGATCATCCGCATGCTCAACGGCCTGCACGAGGCCACCGCCGGCACCGTCGAGGTGCAGGGCGACGCCCTCACCGGCGTCGGTTCGGCCCGTCTGCGCGCCCTCCGACGAGAGCGCCTCGCGATGGTGTTCCAGCACTTCGCGCTCCTGCCTCACCGCACGGTCGCCGCCAATGTCGCGTACCCGCTCGAGCTCCGCGGCGTCGGCAGAACCGAACGCCTGGCCAAGGCCGACGAGATCCTCGCGCTCGTGGGACTCGAGGGGTGGGGCGACAAGCTCCCCTCGGCCCTGTCCGGCGGGATGCAGCAACGCGTCGGCATCGCCCGCGCGCTCGCCGCCGACACCGACATCCTGCTCATGGACGAGGCGTTCAGCGCCCTCGACCCGCTCATCCGCCGCGAGATGCAGGAGCAGCTCCTCGAGCTCCAGCGCACGCTGAAGAAGACCATCGTCTTCATCACTCACGATCTCAACGAGGCCATGTTCCTCGGCGACCGCATCGCGGTCATGCGCGACGGGCGCATCGTGCAGATCGGCACGCCCGAAGACATCCTCACCGACCCGGCCAACGACTACGTCGAGCAGTTCGTGCAGGACGTCGACCGTGCCCGCGTGCTGACCGCCGGCAACGTGATGGAGCGTCCGCGTCCGCGCGTCGACGCCTCCGCGGGGCCGCGCACGGCCCTGCGTCAGATGCGCGACGCCTACATGTCGGCCGTGTACGTGACCGACCGGGATCGCAAGCCGCTCGGCATGATCACGGACCGGGATGCCATCAAGCTCGTCCGAGCGGGCGAGAACTCGCTGCGCAGTCGGCTCAAGCCGATGCCGCAGAGCGTCCGCGAGGACGACGTCCTGATGAACCTGTTCGTGCCCTCGGTCGAGTCGCCGCTTCCCCTCGCTGTGCTCGACGCCGAGGGTCGTCTCGCCGGCGTCATCCCGCGCGTGACCCTGCTCGCGGCCCTCGGACCGGGCCCGACCGCCACGGAGGAGATCACCGTGCTCCCGCAGCCGCTCCCGTCCGCCGAGATCGACGCGGTGCTCGCCGACGCGGCATCGGCCACCGAGATCGAGGAGGTGCGCTGA
- a CDS encoding chorismate mutase — MTDADPTRILQNLRGSIDNIDAALIFLLAERFRCTKQVGVLKAKHGMPASDPAREEQQIARLMRLAEDADLDPAFAEKWFNFVVAEVIRHHRSAAAEPAAD; from the coding sequence ATGACGGACGCCGACCCCACGAGGATCCTGCAGAACCTGCGGGGCAGCATCGACAACATCGACGCCGCGCTGATCTTCCTGCTGGCGGAGCGCTTCCGCTGCACCAAGCAGGTCGGCGTGCTCAAGGCGAAGCACGGGATGCCGGCATCCGACCCGGCTCGCGAGGAGCAGCAGATCGCGCGGCTCATGCGACTGGCCGAAGACGCCGACCTGGATCCGGCGTTCGCCGAGAAGTGGTTCAACTTCGTGGTCGCCGAGGTCATCCGCCACCACCGCTCCGCGGCCGCCGAGCCCGCCGCCGACTGA
- a CDS encoding AI-2E family transporter has protein sequence MSRSTRPDPTAEGADAGEPTSRDRPVWSAISRPYAAGFFLTLGGLTAFLLGLALSNLSTVLIYIAIALFIALALDPLVRLLVRRGISRAWAIVIVFGGLAVILAAALWLLIPPVVRQVEQFVSDIPTFVNDTRHSEWVMWIEANLGDSVGDIINEIQNFFTNPTNIAAIGGGLLQVGVTIGTFVSGAIIVLVLSLYFLASLPKMKNSLVRLTPARSRATVADLTGQITESVGGYLAGMVVLALCNAVFAFIVLTILQQPFAALLAALAFGITLIPLVGSVLFWATATLFTLLVNPTAGLIFAIVYLIYMQIEAYLLTPRVMNRTISVPGSLVVIGALVGGTLLGLPGALVAIPVTASILLIIKQIVIPRQDAKK, from the coding sequence ATGAGCCGATCGACCCGCCCCGACCCCACCGCTGAAGGTGCAGACGCCGGGGAACCCACCTCGCGCGACCGGCCCGTCTGGTCGGCGATCTCCCGGCCGTACGCGGCGGGGTTCTTCCTCACCCTCGGCGGGTTGACCGCATTCCTGCTCGGCCTCGCGCTCTCGAACCTGTCGACCGTGCTGATCTACATCGCGATCGCGCTCTTCATCGCGCTCGCCCTCGACCCCCTCGTGCGCCTGCTCGTGCGTCGCGGGATCTCGCGCGCCTGGGCCATCGTGATCGTGTTCGGGGGCCTGGCGGTCATCCTCGCGGCGGCGCTGTGGCTGCTCATTCCTCCCGTGGTGCGCCAGGTCGAGCAGTTCGTCTCCGACATCCCCACCTTCGTCAACGACACCCGGCACAGCGAGTGGGTGATGTGGATCGAGGCGAACCTGGGCGACAGCGTCGGCGACATCATCAACGAGATCCAGAACTTCTTCACCAACCCCACCAACATCGCGGCCATCGGCGGAGGCCTCCTGCAGGTCGGCGTGACCATCGGCACGTTCGTCTCAGGGGCGATCATCGTGCTGGTGCTGAGCCTGTACTTCCTGGCATCCCTGCCGAAGATGAAGAACAGTCTCGTGCGACTCACCCCCGCCCGCAGCCGCGCGACGGTCGCCGACCTGACGGGCCAGATCACCGAATCGGTCGGCGGCTACCTCGCCGGAATGGTCGTGCTCGCCCTCTGCAACGCGGTCTTCGCCTTCATCGTCCTGACGATCCTGCAGCAGCCCTTCGCCGCCCTGCTCGCGGCCCTCGCGTTCGGCATCACGCTCATCCCCCTCGTCGGCTCCGTGCTGTTCTGGGCGACGGCCACGCTGTTCACGTTGCTCGTCAACCCGACCGCCGGACTCATCTTCGCGATCGTCTACCTGATCTATATGCAGATCGAGGCATACCTGCTCACGCCGCGCGTGATGAACCGGACGATCTCGGTCCCGGGCTCCCTCGTCGTGATCGGCGCCCTCGTCGGCGGCACGCTCCTGGGCCTTCCCGGCGCCCTCGTGGCCATCCCCGTCACGGCGTCGATCCTGCTGATCATCAAGCAGATCGTCATCCCGCGTCAGGATGCCAAGAAGTAG
- a CDS encoding amidohydrolase family protein yields MSTSIPVPFFVDLHCHGALGHGFDDADLEGVSAAVAHHRAHGTASMLVSLVSAPLDRVERRLAALREMLPELPGVAGVHLEGPFLAEERRGAHDPAALTVPAPEAVERLLDAGQGIVRQVTLAPELPGAMDAIDRLVAAGVVVAVGHTQADYARAAEAFDRGARLLTHAFNAMPGLGHRDPGPVGAALARDHVVVEVIADGIHVHPVVLRALFDAASGRVALVTDAMSATGLGDGRYTLGGLLVDVRGDRPVVSGTDTLAGSTLTMDRAVAVTIAAGVPEPVARAAASTVPGRVLR; encoded by the coding sequence ATGTCCACCTCGATCCCGGTGCCGTTCTTCGTCGATCTGCACTGTCACGGGGCCCTCGGCCACGGCTTCGACGACGCCGACCTCGAGGGCGTGAGCGCCGCGGTCGCGCACCACCGCGCGCACGGGACGGCGTCGATGCTCGTGAGCCTCGTGAGCGCGCCCCTCGATCGTGTGGAACGGCGGCTTGCGGCCCTGCGCGAGATGCTGCCCGAGCTACCCGGGGTCGCCGGGGTGCACCTGGAGGGGCCCTTCCTCGCCGAGGAGCGCCGCGGGGCGCATGATCCCGCCGCTCTGACGGTCCCCGCCCCGGAGGCCGTGGAGCGCCTCCTCGACGCGGGGCAGGGGATCGTCCGGCAGGTCACTCTGGCCCCCGAGCTGCCCGGAGCGATGGATGCCATCGACCGTCTCGTCGCGGCAGGCGTCGTCGTCGCCGTCGGGCACACCCAGGCCGACTACGCCCGCGCGGCCGAAGCGTTCGACCGCGGCGCGCGCCTGCTCACCCACGCGTTCAACGCCATGCCCGGTCTCGGCCATCGGGACCCCGGCCCCGTGGGGGCGGCGCTCGCGCGCGACCACGTCGTGGTCGAGGTCATCGCCGACGGGATCCACGTGCACCCGGTCGTGCTGCGCGCCCTGTTCGATGCGGCGTCCGGCCGCGTGGCGCTGGTCACCGACGCGATGTCGGCCACGGGGCTGGGCGACGGTCGCTACACGCTCGGCGGACTGCTCGTGGACGTGCGCGGCGACCGCCCGGTCGTGTCCGGGACCGACACGCTCGCGGGATCGACGCTCACGATGGATCGGGCCGTCGCCGTGACCATCGCGGCGGGCGTGCCGGAACCGGTCGCGCGGGCCGCCGCATCGACCGTTCCGGGCCGGGTGCTGCGCTGA
- a CDS encoding ROK family protein, translating into MNAPYPHLTSTGGVFSLIRDGLARSRSDLSRLTGLAPSTITLRVDELLGLGVVEEAGETASRGGRRPRKLALARDGRVIAGIDLGATHATIILEDLRGARVARHRMSLDIARAPEVVLRGIHREVLSLVESAADPVTLAGIGLAVPGPVGVPDGRIISPSRMPGWNGIDASAILGGIAGVPVRCENDANAMALGEHIADGRRSANMLVVKAGSSIGVGIIVDGALYRGATGVAGDITHIAVAGSTVACVCGRVGCLDAIAGGRAIGEAMTAGGIRVDDVAQLADLARDGHPLATRLLREAGLRTGSVLATIVGFFNPERLVLGGVIATTDAFVAGVRSSIYDLCLPLSTSSLDVSASAEGWDIGARGAALLVRDELLSAASIDALARAHV; encoded by the coding sequence ATGAACGCGCCCTACCCCCACCTCACGTCGACGGGCGGCGTGTTCTCACTCATCCGTGACGGCCTCGCCCGCTCGAGGTCGGACCTGTCGCGGCTGACAGGCCTCGCGCCCTCGACGATCACACTCCGCGTCGACGAGCTGCTCGGCCTCGGCGTCGTCGAAGAGGCCGGTGAGACGGCGTCCCGAGGGGGACGGCGTCCGCGCAAACTCGCCCTCGCCCGCGACGGGCGGGTCATCGCGGGCATCGACCTCGGCGCCACTCACGCCACGATCATCCTGGAAGACCTGCGTGGCGCCCGCGTGGCTCGTCATCGGATGAGTCTCGACATCGCGCGGGCTCCGGAGGTGGTGCTGCGCGGCATCCACCGCGAGGTCCTCTCACTCGTGGAGTCCGCCGCAGACCCCGTCACCCTCGCGGGGATCGGTCTCGCGGTCCCCGGGCCGGTCGGCGTCCCCGACGGCCGCATCATCTCCCCGTCGCGGATGCCCGGGTGGAACGGCATCGACGCCTCCGCCATCCTCGGCGGCATCGCCGGCGTGCCCGTGCGGTGCGAGAACGACGCGAACGCCATGGCGCTCGGCGAGCACATCGCCGACGGCCGGCGCTCGGCGAACATGCTCGTGGTGAAGGCGGGTTCGAGCATCGGTGTCGGCATCATCGTGGACGGGGCGCTGTATCGCGGAGCGACCGGCGTGGCCGGCGACATCACGCACATCGCGGTGGCCGGGTCGACGGTGGCCTGCGTGTGCGGGCGTGTCGGGTGCCTCGACGCGATCGCCGGCGGCCGCGCGATCGGTGAGGCCATGACCGCGGGCGGCATCCGCGTCGACGACGTGGCGCAGCTCGCGGATCTCGCTCGCGACGGGCATCCGCTCGCGACGCGCTTGCTCCGGGAGGCGGGGCTCAGAACGGGCAGTGTGCTGGCGACGATCGTCGGCTTCTTCAATCCCGAGCGCCTCGTGCTCGGGGGCGTCATCGCCACCACCGACGCTTTCGTCGCGGGAGTGCGCTCGAGCATCTACGACCTCTGCCTGCCGCTGTCGACGTCGTCGCTCGACGTCTCTGCGTCGGCCGAAGGGTGGGACATCGGCGCGCGCGGCGCGGCGCTCCTCGTGCGAGATGAGTTGCTGTCGGCGGCATCCATCGACGCCCTCGCTCGCGCCCACGTCTGA